Proteins co-encoded in one bacterium genomic window:
- the coaE gene encoding dephospho-CoA kinase (Dephospho-CoA kinase (CoaE) performs the final step in coenzyme A biosynthesis.) has product MLTLGWTGGVASGKTTALDLLGKIARLDVVEADMLGHRLLREPWIRDAVVELCGRDILDSGGEIDRGCLGRMVFADRELLVRYNNLIHPPLIEGVRTAVEEARNRNDAEAFVVDAALIFEWGIGRLFDAVVAVRAAQGLALRRLLRDGLTEIEARQRLNSQLREEVKVQRADFVIINDNDLEALERRVWFLWEHQLAPLKRARAT; this is encoded by the coding sequence GTGCTGACACTGGGTTGGACAGGCGGCGTGGCATCGGGCAAGACGACGGCGCTCGATCTCTTGGGCAAGATCGCGCGCCTGGACGTCGTCGAGGCGGACATGCTCGGGCACAGGCTCCTCCGCGAACCGTGGATTCGGGACGCGGTGGTGGAGCTCTGCGGCCGGGACATCCTGGACTCGGGCGGCGAGATCGACCGGGGGTGCCTGGGGAGGATGGTTTTCGCGGACAGGGAGCTCCTCGTCCGCTACAACAATTTGATTCACCCGCCCCTCATCGAGGGCGTCCGCACCGCCGTCGAGGAGGCCCGGAACCGTAACGACGCCGAGGCCTTCGTGGTGGACGCGGCGCTCATCTTCGAGTGGGGGATAGGACGGCTCTTCGATGCGGTGGTGGCGGTTCGGGCCGCCCAGGGACTGGCGCTCAGGCGGTTGCTGCGCGATGGGCTGACGGAAATCGAGGCCCGGCAGCGGCTCAACAGCCAGCTCCGCGAGGAAGTCAAGGTCCAGCGCGCCGACTTTGTCATCATCAACGACAACGACCTGGAAGCGCTCGAGCGGCGCGTCTGGTTCCTCTGGGAGCACCAGCTCGCCCCGCTGAAGAGGGCGAGGGCCACGTGA
- a CDS encoding dihydroxy-acid dehydratase, producing the protein MPGFRESAPEAVPLRLAAGMRPDETGRPWVLIESSAGETHPGSSHLLRLSELCADEVRRAGGAPYRSFCTDLCDGVAQGTPAMGLSLAGRELYALAAELHARGGHADGVLFLSSCDKSIPAHLIAAVRLGLPAVLVPGGVMPRSADGGILADAGELAAARRRGEISPDEFEEKSRGLCPGPGACAFMGTAGTMQCLAVGLGLALPGSELLPPLGPAQLSACRRSAQTLMRLVGAGTTPRDLLDARSVKNAVALLAALGGSTNALLHLAALAHELGVPFDLRGVDRIAAEVPRLVNLRPAGAHPTDRFHLAGGVPAVVELLTGLGLFDSEARTVSGSWGEALDDWRCRDDPERRSALLAESGESPGNYVSPGADASFGPPGGIRVLFGNLAPRGAVVKLAGFERTRFQGPARVFDSEGAALDAVAIGAVKPGDVVVLARQGPRGAGMPELFYLSAAIREHPALSGAVALVTDGRFSGATAGPCVGHVCPEAAVGGPLALVREGDAVLVDLEERRLELLVDASELERRRAAWTPPVLPEGSGLLALYRKSALQADEGGGLDARG; encoded by the coding sequence TTGCCCGGCTTCCGTGAATCGGCGCCCGAGGCGGTGCCCCTGCGCCTGGCCGCGGGGATGCGCCCCGACGAGACCGGCCGTCCCTGGGTTTTAATCGAATCCTCCGCCGGGGAGACCCACCCCGGCTCCTCCCACCTGCTTCGGCTTTCCGAGCTTTGCGCCGACGAGGTCCGCCGCGCCGGCGGCGCGCCTTACCGCTCGTTCTGCACAGACCTCTGCGATGGCGTGGCCCAGGGGACTCCCGCCATGGGTCTCTCCCTCGCCGGCCGCGAGCTCTACGCCCTGGCCGCCGAGCTGCACGCCCGTGGCGGTCACGCCGACGGCGTCCTCTTCCTCTCCTCCTGCGATAAATCCATCCCGGCCCATCTCATCGCCGCGGTCCGGCTGGGCCTCCCGGCTGTCCTGGTGCCCGGCGGGGTGATGCCCCGCTCCGCCGACGGCGGGATCCTGGCCGACGCGGGGGAACTGGCGGCGGCCCGTCGGCGTGGTGAAATTTCTCCGGATGAGTTTGAGGAAAAGAGCCGCGGGCTCTGCCCCGGTCCCGGCGCCTGCGCATTCATGGGCACGGCGGGGACCATGCAGTGCCTGGCAGTGGGGCTCGGCCTGGCGCTCCCCGGCTCGGAGCTCCTGCCGCCTCTCGGTCCCGCGCAGCTCTCGGCCTGCCGGCGGTCGGCCCAGACGCTGATGCGCCTCGTCGGGGCGGGTACGACGCCTCGGGACCTCCTCGACGCGCGTTCGGTTAAAAACGCCGTGGCCCTGCTGGCGGCGCTGGGCGGCTCGACCAACGCTCTCTTGCACCTGGCGGCCCTGGCCCACGAGCTGGGCGTCCCCTTCGACCTGCGCGGGGTGGACCGTATCGCGGCGGAGGTGCCCCGCCTGGTCAACCTGCGTCCGGCGGGCGCGCACCCGACCGATCGTTTCCACCTGGCCGGCGGCGTCCCGGCGGTGGTCGAGCTGCTGACCGGGCTCGGCCTCTTCGATTCCGAGGCCCGGACGGTCTCGGGGAGTTGGGGCGAGGCCCTGGACGACTGGCGCTGCCGGGACGACCCGGAACGCCGGAGCGCCCTTTTAGCCGAGAGTGGCGAGTCGCCCGGAAATTACGTGAGCCCCGGAGCGGACGCCTCCTTCGGTCCTCCGGGCGGGATCCGCGTTCTCTTCGGCAACCTGGCGCCGCGAGGGGCGGTGGTCAAGCTCGCCGGGTTCGAGCGGACGCGCTTCCAGGGCCCGGCCCGCGTCTTCGACTCCGAGGGCGCCGCGCTGGACGCGGTGGCAATCGGGGCGGTGAAGCCCGGCGACGTGGTCGTCCTCGCCCGCCAGGGTCCACGGGGGGCGGGGATGCCGGAGCTGTTCTACCTCTCCGCCGCCATCCGCGAGCACCCCGCGCTGTCGGGCGCGGTGGCCCTGGTCACCGACGGCCGCTTCTCCGGGGCCACCGCGGGGCCGTGCGTGGGCCACGTCTGCCCCGAGGCGGCGGTGGGCGGCCCCCTGGCCCTGGTGCGGGAGGGCGACGCGGTCCTGGTGGACCTGGAGGAGAGGCGTCTGGAGCTTTTGGTGGACGCATCCGAGCTCGAACGGCGGCGCGCCGCCTGGACCCCGCCGGTGCTCCCGGAGGGGTCCGGTCTGCTCGCGCTGTACCGAAAATCGGCCCTCCAGGCCGACGAGGGAGGTGGCTTGGATGCGCGGGGGTAA
- a CDS encoding PfkB family carbohydrate kinase has translation MRGGNRAQPPLMFTAGELMVERHARHPGHLGVGGAAANAALAFVRTGGRAAFACRLAEDEHLPLLRGELERVGLWSPAVVIGGPFNAVYTIGADCPYGRFGYAREGSAGGRLAPDDLDGEPIAEANMVLISGVFASLNPTTRATVRRLLDLAAPGAAVAYDVNHRSALASPAEARAVYEELSPRLAFVKADLDEGRMLWGGGDPLEVALRGASRHPFVMLTLGANGLVLLADGGQVVVPATPAECVDPTGAGDAALGAALFHLARGRSPGEIGRAAADAGARCVESLGAWGYTVGNPA, from the coding sequence ATGCGCGGGGGTAATCGTGCCCAACCGCCCCTGATGTTCACCGCCGGGGAGTTGATGGTGGAGCGCCACGCCCGGCACCCCGGGCACCTGGGGGTGGGGGGCGCCGCGGCGAACGCGGCCCTGGCCTTCGTCCGCACCGGGGGACGGGCGGCCTTCGCCTGCCGACTGGCCGAGGACGAGCACCTGCCGCTCCTGCGAGGCGAGCTCGAGCGCGTCGGCCTGTGGAGCCCCGCCGTCGTAATCGGCGGGCCCTTCAACGCGGTGTACACCATCGGGGCCGACTGCCCCTATGGCCGGTTCGGCTACGCGCGCGAGGGCAGCGCCGGCGGGAGGCTCGCCCCCGACGACCTGGACGGGGAGCCGATTGCCGAGGCAAATATGGTGCTGATTTCCGGTGTCTTCGCCTCGCTGAACCCAACCACCCGGGCGACGGTGCGCCGCCTTCTGGACCTCGCCGCCCCCGGGGCCGCCGTCGCCTACGACGTGAACCACCGCTCCGCTCTGGCCTCGCCCGCGGAGGCGCGGGCGGTGTACGAGGAGCTCTCGCCGCGCCTCGCCTTCGTCAAGGCGGACCTGGACGAGGGCCGGATGCTCTGGGGCGGCGGCGACCCGCTCGAGGTAGCCCTACGCGGGGCGTCCCGACATCCCTTCGTCATGCTCACGCTGGGCGCGAACGGCCTCGTCCTCCTCGCCGATGGGGGACAGGTGGTTGTTCCGGCGACGCCCGCGGAGTGTGTGGACCCCACCGGGGCGGGCGACGCGGCTCTGGGCGCGGCGCTTTTTCACCTCGCCCGGGGGCGGTCCCCCGGGGAGATAGGCCGGGCCGCGGCGGACGCCGGAGCGCGGTGCGTCGAGTCCCTCGGCGCTTGGGGCTATACGGTCGGGAATCCCGCCTGA
- the recR gene encoding recombination mediator RecR, which translates to MVPSLQKLLSALRRLPGVGPKSAQRIGYHLLRATREEAAELARAMVALKDRVGLCSVCGNVAERAEGSSEKTPLECPICTDPRRDRSRLLIVEEPYNVEAFQKTGVYDGLYHVLGGLFDPLAGIGAVELGLDALARRVSGGSFREVILATSPTTAGEATASYLHELLKPFGVTLTRIAVGLAPGADVDYADEVSLRLALEGRREYGYTGK; encoded by the coding sequence TTGGTCCCGAGCTTACAGAAACTCCTCTCGGCGCTGCGTCGCCTGCCCGGCGTGGGCCCCAAATCGGCCCAGCGCATCGGGTACCATCTCCTCCGCGCGACCCGTGAGGAGGCCGCGGAACTGGCGCGGGCCATGGTCGCCCTCAAGGACCGCGTCGGTCTGTGCTCGGTCTGCGGAAACGTGGCGGAGCGGGCGGAGGGGTCGTCGGAGAAGACGCCGCTCGAGTGCCCGATCTGTACCGATCCCCGGCGGGACAGGAGCCGCCTCTTGATCGTCGAGGAGCCCTACAACGTCGAGGCCTTCCAGAAGACGGGGGTTTACGACGGGCTGTACCACGTGCTGGGCGGGCTCTTCGACCCCCTGGCCGGGATCGGGGCCGTGGAGCTTGGCCTGGACGCGCTGGCCCGGCGGGTTTCCGGAGGATCGTTCCGGGAGGTGATTCTGGCCACCAGCCCCACCACCGCCGGTGAGGCCACCGCCAGCTACCTCCACGAACTTTTGAAACCCTTCGGCGTAACACTGACGCGGATCGCCGTCGGCCTGGCGCCCGGGGCCGATGTGGATTACGCCGACGAGGTCTCCCTGCGCCTGGCCCTGGAGGGTCGGCGGGAGTACGGGTACACCGGGAAATAG